From a single Nothobranchius furzeri strain GRZ-AD chromosome 9, NfurGRZ-RIMD1, whole genome shotgun sequence genomic region:
- the LOC107381545 gene encoding alpha-protein kinase 3 isoform X1, protein MSAKLKEMGSRRNGRSSNGNDGSGIGRSGSCSYISNVRPENRSTLCSVMALLTAETQPCFETTLKSKAVSENCTVKFSCVVTGYPAPQVTWYKDDEQLDRLCGLPKYEIFCKGQNHSLHIYNCSVEDAAVYQASAINLKGIVSCSGVLEVGEMNEFKIHQRYFAKLKQRAENRSRESKDKENQERHRTASPNRTQRKCRSEMEVVISTPSPTGEEAGPRAEAGLQEAMMEEPGRKAAPASDGAESAKSNGQTSKGGNSESKTYVNDPAPNSKHQAQTTFVSKKIKISSSAKVPKADAVVRSASSERTTESETPPSVTQAAVQVNRNPEVTELKNNLNSATDFKLIKTENEISATKEAAFGKSSSKDEKPAASESRVAACSRFTQAENKYRKWQKHGRDGGHPDAEKQTETRNPIPPVPSMQKQSTKSTNLNLKREIHATKQSTAMDNGRKSTASFAERFTRSFSHKSPDIRTVLTQSPPEVAESQKSETETSQQSASPPAVPGEVTPAHAGMNGNDAPVSPEPPPDECANKSHPPRKTDDIAASCLCAGLRTTSSGSRELNESRPEMFSPQKKAPLEIPGGAENLAGCKVSPAVQQSQVDTAIKTVEGTETRDVEKAEVSKKSKSDSCETLETKTAAQLVTEENKTGQKNDSGNKHSGVAETKMDEPIPTAEAKSCSDLPKPKSDELTTSLPALNWTSENIKSRIYSPKPPKPEPEVISIAELLRSQIKALESPVHPNLEPRPTTQTSRGSQDVINDKNYKSESKTFKPDNKTETSIRDAPVTNPKATLVVIYQQLHENGASVPAQASNEALISLKDTEIHERSTKYNKAEVDANREAGPLNKVPSEGYSVISDSGRTNAKQGPFYLSSNNDNKPKTVIPQSQVTVTSVKTGPQEKNAKILELSSKTAIKGHDIELKRANKTLNSEIPSEEQSTKTHFYESQTSACESRLITNKQENGIPLVPLESPKSDVVISPTPEASPQLKKHNCVSPIPSATTRELASGARRKISTPKSKPEEVTSSADEQTQKDEAAVKSSRISTAAASPGSSRRSPLLQPAGETNSGVERISPISRRKRVSETQTLNLTIHTEGKPAEKTKHNPFKAPQVIRKIRAETFSDASGHVKLWCQFFNILSDSTVKWYKNEEEIAHFKRSAGEETPINLAVAQASSKDSGVYGCSITNEYGTDSTDFLLSAEILAGMSLHEALGVGEEIEMTPLIFTKGLADSGTWVDKFFGRIMMAESHLGDGCSHKVWRAKVIYGLEPVFESGNTCVIKVRSPITYGGKEDSSLIERNLDIMKKECKAQNLAREYCKIFSAEARVVENFGPSLEVIPVYLIYRPANAVPYATVETNLEGVYKKYADLDHTGGIDIRTGSEVGQKCSTFQHWIFQWTNGNLLLTRLEGVDTKLTGVGFSVKSTGHQGLTAEGNPKVFEHFVSHHKCNYFCGLLGLKPLKVMDSLMTPVKPKGSRSPLLQRKKVSSSCSPQLNRKAVASPRPPRKAEQDSSSTPMKEKATDVPKVGNTP, encoded by the exons ATGTCAGCGAAGCTCAAAG AAATGGGTTCACGAAGAAATGGAAGGTCCAGCAACGGGAATGATGGGAGTGGGATCGGCCGGTCCGGTAGCTGCAGCTACATCTCCAACGTGAGACCAGAGAACAG GAGCACGCTCTGCAGCGTGATGGCACTGCTAACAGCAGAAACTCAGCCCTGCTTTGAGACCACACTGAAGTCAAAGGCTGTGTCCGAAAACTGCACCGTGAAGTTCTCCTGCGTGGTTACAG GATACCCCGCCCCTCAAGTAACGTGGTATAAGGATGACGAACAGCTGGACAGACTCTGTGGGCTGCCTAAATATGAAATATTCTGTAAAGGACAAAATCATTCCCTGCATATATACAA CTGCTCAGTGGAGGATGCAGCAGTATACCAGGCTTCTGCCATCAACCTGAAAGGCATCGTGTCGTGTTCTGGGGTGCTGGAGGTCGGAGAAATGAACGAGTTCAAAATCCACCAGCGCTATTTTGCCAAGCTGAAGCAGAGGGCCGAGAACAGAAGCAGGGAATCAAAAGATAAAGAGAACCAGGAGCGCCATCGGACTGCCAGTCCAAACCGAACACAGAGGAAATGCCGCTCTGAGATGGAGGTCGTTATCAGCACACCGAGTCCTACAGGGGAGGAGGCGGGTCCTCGGGCTGAGGCTGGGCTGCAGGAGGCCATGATGGAGGAACCAGGTAGAAAAGCAGCTCCAGCCTCTGATGGTGCAGAGTCCGCCAAGTCAAACGGACAAACGAGCAAAGGCGGCAACAGTGAGAGTAAAACGTACGTGAACGATCCTGCTCCAAACAGCAAACATCAAGCACAAACTACTTTTGTTagtaagaaaataaaaatttccAGTAGTGCAAAAGTTCCCAAAGCTGATGCTGTGGTGAGGAGTGCTTCCAGTGAACGGACGACGGAAAGTGAGACTCCTCCCTCCGTTACTCAGGCGGCCGTGCAGGTCAACAGGAATCCAGAAGTTACGGAACTAAAAAACAACCTGAACTCAGCAACTGACTTCAAATTAATCAAAACAGAAAATGAGATATCAGCAACAAAGGAAGCAGCGTTTGGTAAAAGTTCCTCAAAGGATGAAAAACCCGCTGCTTCAGAGTCTCGTGTTGCTGCATGTTCAAGATTTACTCAGGCTGAAAATAAATACAGAAAATGGCAAAAGCACGGGAGGGACGGTGGTCACCCAGATGCTGAAAAACAAACTGAAACAAGGAACCCAATCCCACCCGTCCCCTCGATGCAAAAACAAAGCACCAAATCAACAAATCTGAACCTAAAGAGGGAAATTCATGCAACAAAACAGTCTACAGCCATGGACAATGGCAGGAAGTCAACAGCATCATTCGCTGAACGCTTCACGCGCAGTTTCAGTCACAAGTCACCTGATATCAGAACTGTTTTAACTCAAAGTCCACCAGAAGTGGCTGAAAGTCAAAAGTCTGAAACAGAAACGAGCCAGCAGTCTGCGTCTCCACCTGCCGTGCCAGGCGAG GTTACACCGGCTCATGCAGGGATGAACGGGAATGATGCACCTGTCAGCCCTGAGCCACCACCTGACGAGTGTGCGAACAAATCACATCCACCCCGAAAAACAGACGACATCGCGGCCTCCTGTTTGTGCGCTGGGCTTCGAACAACGTCAAGTGGTTCCAGGGAATTGAATGAAAGCCGTCCAGAAATGTTTAGTCCCCAAAAGAAGGCTCCTCTTGAGATCCCTGGAGGTGCTGAGAACCTCGCGGGGTGTAAGGTTTCTCCTGCCGTTCAGCAAAGCCAAGTTGATACAGCTATAAAAACTGTTGAAGGGACGGAGACACGAGATGTTGAAAAGGCGGAGGTTAGCAAAAAAAGTAAGTCAGACTCATGTGAGACACTTGAAACGAAGACTGCTGCTCAACTCGTGACTGAAGAAAAtaaaacaggacagaaaaatgaTTCAGGGAATAAACACTCCGGTGTGGCAGAAACAAAGATGGATGAACCCATTCCCACAGCGGAAGCAAAAAGCTGTTCAGATTTACCGAAACCAAAGTCAGACGAGCTTACAACGAGTCTCCCGGCTCTAAACTGGACTTCAGAAAACATCAAATCCAGGATTTATTCACCAAAACCTCCTAAGCCTGAACCAGAAGTGATTTCTATAGCTGAACTTCTGAGGTCTCAAATAAAAGCTCTCGAGTCACCAGTTCACCCTAACCTTGAACCAAGGCCTACAACACAAACTTCAAGAGGATCTCAGGATGTAATAAATGACAAAAACTATAAATCTGAAAGCAAAACCTTTAAACCCGATAATAAAACGGAGACTAGCATCAGAGATGCACCTGTCACAAATCCGAAGGCAACACTCGTGGTGATTTATCAGCAGCTGCATGAAAACGGAGCATCAGTCCCAGCCCAGGCCTCGAATGAAGCGCTGATCTCTTTGAAAGACACGGAGATCCATGAAAGAAGCACCAAATATAACAAAGCTGAGGTGGACGCTAATCGGGAAGCTGGACCTTTAAACAAGGTTCCTTCAGAAGGTTACTCTGTTATTTCTGATTCTGGGAGGACTAATGCAAAACAGGGTCCTTTTTATTTGTCTTCAAACAATGACAACAAACCTAAAACTGTTATTCCTCAGTCTCAGGTAACGGTAACTAGCGTGAAAACCGGTCCTCAAGAGAAAAACGCAAAGATTCTGGAGCTCAGCAGCAAAACAGCTATTAAAGGACATGACATAGAACTAAAACGTGCAAATAAAACCCTCAACAGCGAAATACCCTCTGAGGAACAGagtacaaaaacacatttttatgagAGTCAAACATCTGCCTGTGAAAGTAGACTCATCACCAACAAACAAGAAAATGGCATCCCACTGGTCCCACTGGAAAGCCCAAAGTCTGATGTTGTAATCAGTCCCACTCCAGAGGCTAGTCCACAATTAAAGAAGCATAACTGTGTGTCTCCCATTCCTTCTGCTACCACTCGAGAGCTAGCCTCTGGGGCACGCCGCAAAATCTCAACGCCCAAGTCCAAACCAGAGGAGGTCACGTCGTCCGCTGATGAGCAAACTCAGAAAGATGAGGCGGCTGTGAAAAGCAGCAGGATTTCCACAGCGGCTGCATCTCCTGGCTCGTCGAGGCGATCGCCCCTGCTGCAGCCGGCTGGAGAAACGAACTCTGGCGTTGAGAGGATTTCTCCCATCAGCAGAAGGAAGAGGGTGTCTGAAACTCAAACGCTAAACCTGACGATCCACACTGAGGGCAAACCTGCAGAGAAGACCAAACACAACCCATTCAAAG CTCCTCAGGTCATCCGTAAGATCAGAGCAGAGACCTTCTCAGATGCTTCAGGACACGTGAAACTGTGGTGCCAGTTTTTTAACATCCTTAGTGACTCAACTGTCAAATGGTACAAAAATGAAGAGGAGATTGCTCATTTCAAAAGAAG TGCAGGAGAGGAAACTCCGATTAACCTCGCCGTTGCTCAGGCATCTTCCAAGGATTCTGGTGTTTACGGATGCTCAATCACAAACGAATATGGAACTGACTCCACAGACTTTCTACTTAGTGCAGAAA TCTTGGCTGGAATGTCGCTGCACGAAGCCCTTGGTG TTGGGGAGGAAATTGAAATGACTCCGCTGATATTCACCAAGGGTTTAGCTGATTCTGGCACCTGGGTCGACAAATTCTTTGGACGTATAATGATGGCAGAATCTCACCTTGGGGACGGCTGTTCACATAAAGTCTGGAGGGCAAAGGTCATCTACGGTCTTGAGCCTGTGTTCGAGTCCGGTAATACTTGTGTGATTAAAGTGCGCAGCCCCATCACCTACGGAGGCAAGGAGGACAGCAGCCTGATAGAGAGGAACCTTGACATCATGAAGAAG GAATGTAAAGCTCAGAACTTGGCTCGTGAATACTGCAAAATCTTCTCTGCAGAAGCAAGAGTGGTGGAAAACTTCGGACCTTCTCTTGA GGTCATTCCGGTCTACTTGATTTACCGACCAGCCAACGCCGTGCCCTACGCCACAGTGGAGACTAACTTAGAAGGAGTGTATAAGAAATACGCTGACCTGGATCACACTGGAGGAATAGACATCAGGACCGGTTCTGAGGTAGGGCAGAAGTGCTCCACCTTTCAGCACTGGATCTTTCAGTGGACTAATGGGAATCTGCTGTTGACGCGTCTTGAAG GTGTTGACACTAAACTGACTGGTGTTGGATTTTCGGTCAAATCAACAGG GCATCAGGGTTTGACTGCAGAAGGGAATCCCAAAGTTTTTGAGCACTTTGTCTCACATCACAAATGTAACTACTTCTGCGGCCTGCTTGGTCTGAAACCCCTGAAGGTCATGGACTCCTTAATGACTCCAGTGAAACCAAAAGGCTCCAGGAGTCCCTTACTTCAACGAAAGAAGgttagcagctcctgcagccctcAACTCAACAGGAAAGCTGTCGCCAGCCCCCGGCCGCCCAGAAAAGCTGAACAAGATAGCAGCAGCACCCCCATGAAGGAAAAAGCTACTGATGTTCCAAAAGTGGGTAACACACCATAG
- the LOC107381545 gene encoding alpha-protein kinase 3 isoform X2, whose amino-acid sequence MNEFKIHQRYFAKLKQRAENRSRESKDKENQERHRTASPNRTQRKCRSEMEVVISTPSPTGEEAGPRAEAGLQEAMMEEPGRKAAPASDGAESAKSNGQTSKGGNSESKTYVNDPAPNSKHQAQTTFVSKKIKISSSAKVPKADAVVRSASSERTTESETPPSVTQAAVQVNRNPEVTELKNNLNSATDFKLIKTENEISATKEAAFGKSSSKDEKPAASESRVAACSRFTQAENKYRKWQKHGRDGGHPDAEKQTETRNPIPPVPSMQKQSTKSTNLNLKREIHATKQSTAMDNGRKSTASFAERFTRSFSHKSPDIRTVLTQSPPEVAESQKSETETSQQSASPPAVPGEVTPAHAGMNGNDAPVSPEPPPDECANKSHPPRKTDDIAASCLCAGLRTTSSGSRELNESRPEMFSPQKKAPLEIPGGAENLAGCKVSPAVQQSQVDTAIKTVEGTETRDVEKAEVSKKSKSDSCETLETKTAAQLVTEENKTGQKNDSGNKHSGVAETKMDEPIPTAEAKSCSDLPKPKSDELTTSLPALNWTSENIKSRIYSPKPPKPEPEVISIAELLRSQIKALESPVHPNLEPRPTTQTSRGSQDVINDKNYKSESKTFKPDNKTETSIRDAPVTNPKATLVVIYQQLHENGASVPAQASNEALISLKDTEIHERSTKYNKAEVDANREAGPLNKVPSEGYSVISDSGRTNAKQGPFYLSSNNDNKPKTVIPQSQVTVTSVKTGPQEKNAKILELSSKTAIKGHDIELKRANKTLNSEIPSEEQSTKTHFYESQTSACESRLITNKQENGIPLVPLESPKSDVVISPTPEASPQLKKHNCVSPIPSATTRELASGARRKISTPKSKPEEVTSSADEQTQKDEAAVKSSRISTAAASPGSSRRSPLLQPAGETNSGVERISPISRRKRVSETQTLNLTIHTEGKPAEKTKHNPFKAPQVIRKIRAETFSDASGHVKLWCQFFNILSDSTVKWYKNEEEIAHFKRSAGEETPINLAVAQASSKDSGVYGCSITNEYGTDSTDFLLSAEILAGMSLHEALGVGEEIEMTPLIFTKGLADSGTWVDKFFGRIMMAESHLGDGCSHKVWRAKVIYGLEPVFESGNTCVIKVRSPITYGGKEDSSLIERNLDIMKKECKAQNLAREYCKIFSAEARVVENFGPSLEVIPVYLIYRPANAVPYATVETNLEGVYKKYADLDHTGGIDIRTGSEVGQKCSTFQHWIFQWTNGNLLLTRLEGVDTKLTGVGFSVKSTGHQGLTAEGNPKVFEHFVSHHKCNYFCGLLGLKPLKVMDSLMTPVKPKGSRSPLLQRKKVSSSCSPQLNRKAVASPRPPRKAEQDSSSTPMKEKATDVPKVGNTP is encoded by the exons ATGAACGAGTTCAAAATCCACCAGCGCTATTTTGCCAAGCTGAAGCAGAGGGCCGAGAACAGAAGCAGGGAATCAAAAGATAAAGAGAACCAGGAGCGCCATCGGACTGCCAGTCCAAACCGAACACAGAGGAAATGCCGCTCTGAGATGGAGGTCGTTATCAGCACACCGAGTCCTACAGGGGAGGAGGCGGGTCCTCGGGCTGAGGCTGGGCTGCAGGAGGCCATGATGGAGGAACCAGGTAGAAAAGCAGCTCCAGCCTCTGATGGTGCAGAGTCCGCCAAGTCAAACGGACAAACGAGCAAAGGCGGCAACAGTGAGAGTAAAACGTACGTGAACGATCCTGCTCCAAACAGCAAACATCAAGCACAAACTACTTTTGTTagtaagaaaataaaaatttccAGTAGTGCAAAAGTTCCCAAAGCTGATGCTGTGGTGAGGAGTGCTTCCAGTGAACGGACGACGGAAAGTGAGACTCCTCCCTCCGTTACTCAGGCGGCCGTGCAGGTCAACAGGAATCCAGAAGTTACGGAACTAAAAAACAACCTGAACTCAGCAACTGACTTCAAATTAATCAAAACAGAAAATGAGATATCAGCAACAAAGGAAGCAGCGTTTGGTAAAAGTTCCTCAAAGGATGAAAAACCCGCTGCTTCAGAGTCTCGTGTTGCTGCATGTTCAAGATTTACTCAGGCTGAAAATAAATACAGAAAATGGCAAAAGCACGGGAGGGACGGTGGTCACCCAGATGCTGAAAAACAAACTGAAACAAGGAACCCAATCCCACCCGTCCCCTCGATGCAAAAACAAAGCACCAAATCAACAAATCTGAACCTAAAGAGGGAAATTCATGCAACAAAACAGTCTACAGCCATGGACAATGGCAGGAAGTCAACAGCATCATTCGCTGAACGCTTCACGCGCAGTTTCAGTCACAAGTCACCTGATATCAGAACTGTTTTAACTCAAAGTCCACCAGAAGTGGCTGAAAGTCAAAAGTCTGAAACAGAAACGAGCCAGCAGTCTGCGTCTCCACCTGCCGTGCCAGGCGAG GTTACACCGGCTCATGCAGGGATGAACGGGAATGATGCACCTGTCAGCCCTGAGCCACCACCTGACGAGTGTGCGAACAAATCACATCCACCCCGAAAAACAGACGACATCGCGGCCTCCTGTTTGTGCGCTGGGCTTCGAACAACGTCAAGTGGTTCCAGGGAATTGAATGAAAGCCGTCCAGAAATGTTTAGTCCCCAAAAGAAGGCTCCTCTTGAGATCCCTGGAGGTGCTGAGAACCTCGCGGGGTGTAAGGTTTCTCCTGCCGTTCAGCAAAGCCAAGTTGATACAGCTATAAAAACTGTTGAAGGGACGGAGACACGAGATGTTGAAAAGGCGGAGGTTAGCAAAAAAAGTAAGTCAGACTCATGTGAGACACTTGAAACGAAGACTGCTGCTCAACTCGTGACTGAAGAAAAtaaaacaggacagaaaaatgaTTCAGGGAATAAACACTCCGGTGTGGCAGAAACAAAGATGGATGAACCCATTCCCACAGCGGAAGCAAAAAGCTGTTCAGATTTACCGAAACCAAAGTCAGACGAGCTTACAACGAGTCTCCCGGCTCTAAACTGGACTTCAGAAAACATCAAATCCAGGATTTATTCACCAAAACCTCCTAAGCCTGAACCAGAAGTGATTTCTATAGCTGAACTTCTGAGGTCTCAAATAAAAGCTCTCGAGTCACCAGTTCACCCTAACCTTGAACCAAGGCCTACAACACAAACTTCAAGAGGATCTCAGGATGTAATAAATGACAAAAACTATAAATCTGAAAGCAAAACCTTTAAACCCGATAATAAAACGGAGACTAGCATCAGAGATGCACCTGTCACAAATCCGAAGGCAACACTCGTGGTGATTTATCAGCAGCTGCATGAAAACGGAGCATCAGTCCCAGCCCAGGCCTCGAATGAAGCGCTGATCTCTTTGAAAGACACGGAGATCCATGAAAGAAGCACCAAATATAACAAAGCTGAGGTGGACGCTAATCGGGAAGCTGGACCTTTAAACAAGGTTCCTTCAGAAGGTTACTCTGTTATTTCTGATTCTGGGAGGACTAATGCAAAACAGGGTCCTTTTTATTTGTCTTCAAACAATGACAACAAACCTAAAACTGTTATTCCTCAGTCTCAGGTAACGGTAACTAGCGTGAAAACCGGTCCTCAAGAGAAAAACGCAAAGATTCTGGAGCTCAGCAGCAAAACAGCTATTAAAGGACATGACATAGAACTAAAACGTGCAAATAAAACCCTCAACAGCGAAATACCCTCTGAGGAACAGagtacaaaaacacatttttatgagAGTCAAACATCTGCCTGTGAAAGTAGACTCATCACCAACAAACAAGAAAATGGCATCCCACTGGTCCCACTGGAAAGCCCAAAGTCTGATGTTGTAATCAGTCCCACTCCAGAGGCTAGTCCACAATTAAAGAAGCATAACTGTGTGTCTCCCATTCCTTCTGCTACCACTCGAGAGCTAGCCTCTGGGGCACGCCGCAAAATCTCAACGCCCAAGTCCAAACCAGAGGAGGTCACGTCGTCCGCTGATGAGCAAACTCAGAAAGATGAGGCGGCTGTGAAAAGCAGCAGGATTTCCACAGCGGCTGCATCTCCTGGCTCGTCGAGGCGATCGCCCCTGCTGCAGCCGGCTGGAGAAACGAACTCTGGCGTTGAGAGGATTTCTCCCATCAGCAGAAGGAAGAGGGTGTCTGAAACTCAAACGCTAAACCTGACGATCCACACTGAGGGCAAACCTGCAGAGAAGACCAAACACAACCCATTCAAAG CTCCTCAGGTCATCCGTAAGATCAGAGCAGAGACCTTCTCAGATGCTTCAGGACACGTGAAACTGTGGTGCCAGTTTTTTAACATCCTTAGTGACTCAACTGTCAAATGGTACAAAAATGAAGAGGAGATTGCTCATTTCAAAAGAAG TGCAGGAGAGGAAACTCCGATTAACCTCGCCGTTGCTCAGGCATCTTCCAAGGATTCTGGTGTTTACGGATGCTCAATCACAAACGAATATGGAACTGACTCCACAGACTTTCTACTTAGTGCAGAAA TCTTGGCTGGAATGTCGCTGCACGAAGCCCTTGGTG TTGGGGAGGAAATTGAAATGACTCCGCTGATATTCACCAAGGGTTTAGCTGATTCTGGCACCTGGGTCGACAAATTCTTTGGACGTATAATGATGGCAGAATCTCACCTTGGGGACGGCTGTTCACATAAAGTCTGGAGGGCAAAGGTCATCTACGGTCTTGAGCCTGTGTTCGAGTCCGGTAATACTTGTGTGATTAAAGTGCGCAGCCCCATCACCTACGGAGGCAAGGAGGACAGCAGCCTGATAGAGAGGAACCTTGACATCATGAAGAAG GAATGTAAAGCTCAGAACTTGGCTCGTGAATACTGCAAAATCTTCTCTGCAGAAGCAAGAGTGGTGGAAAACTTCGGACCTTCTCTTGA GGTCATTCCGGTCTACTTGATTTACCGACCAGCCAACGCCGTGCCCTACGCCACAGTGGAGACTAACTTAGAAGGAGTGTATAAGAAATACGCTGACCTGGATCACACTGGAGGAATAGACATCAGGACCGGTTCTGAGGTAGGGCAGAAGTGCTCCACCTTTCAGCACTGGATCTTTCAGTGGACTAATGGGAATCTGCTGTTGACGCGTCTTGAAG GTGTTGACACTAAACTGACTGGTGTTGGATTTTCGGTCAAATCAACAGG GCATCAGGGTTTGACTGCAGAAGGGAATCCCAAAGTTTTTGAGCACTTTGTCTCACATCACAAATGTAACTACTTCTGCGGCCTGCTTGGTCTGAAACCCCTGAAGGTCATGGACTCCTTAATGACTCCAGTGAAACCAAAAGGCTCCAGGAGTCCCTTACTTCAACGAAAGAAGgttagcagctcctgcagccctcAACTCAACAGGAAAGCTGTCGCCAGCCCCCGGCCGCCCAGAAAAGCTGAACAAGATAGCAGCAGCACCCCCATGAAGGAAAAAGCTACTGATGTTCCAAAAGTGGGTAACACACCATAG